The DNA segment ACCATTGTGCGCTCGGCACGGGAGGGTCGTAATGAGCGGGTCTCCTGTGGAAGGGAGCGTGTCATCTCGGCAAAAACCGGGTCGAACTCTGCATCGGGGTTGGCGGAATCACGTCGGACTGTCGCACGCAGAATGGGAGCATCCGGGTTTATCGCAAACAACAGCTGGCTGGTGTACTCGGGGACGGCATCTACCAACCCGGTACTAATGGCGTGAAGTTTTGCCCGATGCCCAATAGAGGAGGTTTGGGTAACGCCAGGGCCAACATTACGCACACCGTCTGCGGCTCGCCGACTTTCAATACGGTCAAGACGGGCCGGGACACCCCTCAACTGCAGGGCAGCGACGTAGAGTTTGGCGAGGACATAGTCGGGGGCCATAGCGGAATAACCCACTCGCACAATAGGTGCGACGGGATCTGGGACTAGAGCTTTGTCTGTACGCCCACATCCCGTCGCCACTAGGAGCAGGGCACACGCTAGTGCGCTTAATTTCCGATGACCTCGCATGCCAACAATGCTACTTGTTGGCTTCAGCAACCGCCTTGACTGCGGCGGTAACTGCCGGGCAGACGCGTGGATCGAGTGGCGACGGAATGATGTAGTCGGGAGACAGATCCTTCGAGTCGATAACGTCGGCGATGGCCTCTGCTGCGGCCTGCAGCATCTCATCTGTAATCGCGGTAGAGCGGGCATCGAGCGCGCCGCGGAAAATACCGGGGAAAGCCAGTACATTGTTGAGCTGGTTCGGGTAGTCCGAGCGGCCAGTCGCCACGATAGAGGCATGGCGGTGTGCAACATCAACAGGGATTTCGGGATCCGGGTTGGAGAGGGAGAAGATCATGGCATCAGGTGCCATCTCCGCTACAATGTCTTCCGCCACATGTCCAGCGGAGACACCCACGAAGACGTCCGCGCCTTCGAAGGCTTCTGCCTGGCCACCCACAATATTGTCGGGGTTGGTGATCTCTGCCAGAGCTTCCTTAACAGGGTTCAGACCTTCTCTGCCGCGGGACACAATACCTTGGGAGTCAAGCACGATGACGTTCTTGACACCAGCGTTAAGAATAATCTTGGTGCAGGCAACACCGGCAGCACCGGCGCCTGACACGACGACCTTGAGGTCCTCGGGCTTACGGCCAGTGAGTCGGCAGGCGTTGATCATGCCGGCCAGTACCACTACTGCGGTACCGTGCTGATCGTCGTGCATCACCGGAATATCAAGAGCTTCCTTTAACCGATCTTCGATTTCGAAGCAACGGGGAGCGGAAATATCTTCGAGGTTGATGGCGCCAAAGCTTGGCTGCAGACGGATGCAGGTCTCGACAATCTCGTCCGGATCCGTGGTGTCGAGCACAATCGGAATGGCGTTGAGGCCGGAGAACTGCTTAAAGAGGGCACACTTGCCTTCCATTACCGGAAGCGCTGCGGACGGTCCGATATTCCCGAGTCCGAGCACGGCAGTTCCATCACTGACCACCGCTACGAGGCGGCCAGCCCAGGTGTAGAGCTTGGCATCTTCTGGCTTGTCATAAATATCGTTGCAGGCAAGTGCAACACCGGGAGTGTAAGCAACAGAGAGATCGTGCTGCGAATCGAGGGGCGAGTGCAGGGCGACGTCGAGTTTGCCGTTGATGTGATACTGAAGAACCTCTTCTTCTGTCACCACGTCTTCGTTAACTGCGGCGGTAAACAGTTCGTCATTAACGTTCTCCACGCCATCGCGCGGATCAATAGTCTGGGTCAACTGCGTCCCCTTCAGGTCACATTATTTCTAACTAGTGATGCAGGAGACAAAACTCCCACGCGTCTCATCCTAGCGACCGGTAAACTTCCATTCCATGCGGGTATTACAACTTCCACTCCCTTACTGCTATGCCTTCGAGGCACCTACTTTTCCAGATGATCGGGGCTTCTTTTCCGCCCCATTTCACGCCCCTACCTTTATCGATAACGTGGGCTACCAGCTCTCGGTTCGCCAAACGAATCTCAGCCCCACCCGCCGCGGAGCGGTTCGCGGAATTCACTTCGCAGATGTTCCACCCGGCCAAGCAAAATATATTTACGCAGCTCACGGTCGTTTATTGGATGTACTCGTCGACCTCAGAGTGGGATCCCCCACATTTTCCCAGTATGTTGCCATCGAATTGTCCCCAGAAAGCGGGACCGCAGTCTTCCTACCAGAGGGAATGGGCCATCTTGTGATTGGCTTCACAGATGACGCTGCATTGAGCTATCTCTGTTCGGAGGCCTACAACCCACCGGCAGAACACGGCATTAACCCTCTCGACCCCGCCCTGGGATTACCTTTCCACGACTGGTGCGCAACGTATCACCTGGGGGAGCCAGACGCGCTCATTCTCTCCCCTAAAGATAAAAATGCCCCCACGCTGGCAGCTGCACAAGAATCCGGACTCCTTCCCCGCTACGATGAATGTGTCGCCTTCTACCACGGCCTGCGCCACACTTCGTCTGAAAACTCCACTCGTTAGCCTCTCCCACTTCGTCAAAAGGAGCGCGCAATGGGTTTTACCTCCTTCTGGGACAAACTATTTAACCCCAAAAAATCTACTCAAGAAGAGCGCGACGATAACGTTCATATCCCCACCGCCCAAGCCACCATCGGGTGCGATGTCTACGACGAAAACGGGCAACACATTGATCGCGCATTCGACTACCGAAGCGGCTTTCACTGGGTAGAAGAACACCCTGACCATTTCGTCTGGCTCCAACTCCGCGACCCCAATCGTCGCCAAATGGTACATGTAGGACGTGTCTACGACTTACACGAACTACTCGTCGAAGACTGCTCTACCGACCATCAACGCCCCAAGCTAGAAGCCTTCGATGACTGCCTCACCCTCGTCGCACGTACTCTCCGCTATGTCGACCATGAAGTGATCGACAATCCTGCCGACGCTGTTGAGACTGGCGAAGTCGTCCTTGTTGCCGGGAAGAATTACTTCATTTCTATCCAACATGGGAAAGGCCACAGCCTCGACCACGTCCACAAACGCCTCTCTCATAACCCAGAAGACCTCGCCCAAGGCCCCATGATGTGCTTCTATAGAGCCGTCGACCATGTCGTCGACTCCTATCTCAAAGTTGCTGCACTCATGGACAACGACATCGACGACCTAGAAGAGGAAGTCTTCGACCCTTCCACAGATATCGACATTGATGAAATCTATGCGGTTAAACGAGAAGTCCTAGAGATCAAACACTTGATCTCGCCCCTTCGCACGCCATTACACGAACTCTGCAATAGCGATCAGATCTACGTCAACGAAGACATCCGCAGTTACTTCCGCGACGTCGAAGACCACCTGCTACGTGCTATCTCCGATGTACACGGGTTCGACGAAGTTCTCAGCTCCCTCGTTGACGCTGCAGCAGCGAAGGTCGGCGTGCAACAAAACATTATCAGCCGTGCACTATCCGCCTGGGCCGCAATTATTGCTGTCCCTACGCTCATCGCCAGTATCTACGGCATGAACTTCAACTTCATGCCGCTTCTGCAATTTGATGGAGCCTACTACGCAATACTTGCTCTCATGGCAATCTGGGCCATCACCATGTACATCGTATTCAGACGAAAGAAATGGCTTTAGCCACTACTGCATTTGGCGGCGCCACGCCGGAGAGGTGATCTCCCGGAAAGCGCCGTCTTCTTTCACAATCATGATGCAAGCCAGATTAAGCTTTGTCGCCTGCTTCATGCCTTCCTCCGGGCCCAACACATCCAGACCAGTCGCCAACCCGTCAGCTGTCATACACGATGCATCCATGACGGTGACAGACGCAAGATTGTGCGTAATCGGTCGCCCCGTCTGCGGGTCGATAGTGTGCGAGAAGCGGTGGCCGTTTTCCTCAAAGTAGTTGCGATAGTCGCCAGAGGTAGCCACTGAAGTATTGACCAGGTGGATTACTCGATCCAGAGAGGCATCACCATGGGGAACCGGACGTTCTACCGCCACCCGCCACGGACCTCCTCGTGTTCCGGCTCCCTGTCCACGTACTTCCCCACCGACATCGATGAGGTAGCGCTCTACCCCTAGCGCCTCCAACTCCCAAGCAATAGAGTCCA comes from the Lawsonella clevelandensis genome and includes:
- a CDS encoding NAD(P)-dependent malic enzyme, whose product is MTEEEVLQYHINGKLDVALHSPLDSQHDLSVAYTPGVALACNDIYDKPEDAKLYTWAGRLVAVVSDGTAVLGLGNIGPSAALPVMEGKCALFKQFSGLNAIPIVLDTTDPDEIVETCIRLQPSFGAINLEDISAPRCFEIEDRLKEALDIPVMHDDQHGTAVVVLAGMINACRLTGRKPEDLKVVVSGAGAAGVACTKIILNAGVKNVIVLDSQGIVSRGREGLNPVKEALAEITNPDNIVGGQAEAFEGADVFVGVSAGHVAEDIVAEMAPDAMIFSLSNPDPEIPVDVAHRHASIVATGRSDYPNQLNNVLAFPGIFRGALDARSTAITDEMLQAAAEAIADVIDSKDLSPDYIIPSPLDPRVCPAVTAAVKAVAEANK
- a CDS encoding dTDP-4-dehydrorhamnose 3,5-epimerase family protein, which translates into the protein MRVLQLPLPYCYAFEAPTFPDDRGFFSAPFHAPTFIDNVGYQLSVRQTNLSPTRRGAVRGIHFADVPPGQAKYIYAAHGRLLDVLVDLRVGSPTFSQYVAIELSPESGTAVFLPEGMGHLVIGFTDDAALSYLCSEAYNPPAEHGINPLDPALGLPFHDWCATYHLGEPDALILSPKDKNAPTLAAAQESGLLPRYDECVAFYHGLRHTSSENSTR
- a CDS encoding magnesium and cobalt transport protein CorA, encoding MGFTSFWDKLFNPKKSTQEERDDNVHIPTAQATIGCDVYDENGQHIDRAFDYRSGFHWVEEHPDHFVWLQLRDPNRRQMVHVGRVYDLHELLVEDCSTDHQRPKLEAFDDCLTLVARTLRYVDHEVIDNPADAVETGEVVLVAGKNYFISIQHGKGHSLDHVHKRLSHNPEDLAQGPMMCFYRAVDHVVDSYLKVAALMDNDIDDLEEEVFDPSTDIDIDEIYAVKREVLEIKHLISPLRTPLHELCNSDQIYVNEDIRSYFRDVEDHLLRAISDVHGFDEVLSSLVDAAAAKVGVQQNIISRALSAWAAIIAVPTLIASIYGMNFNFMPLLQFDGAYYAILALMAIWAITMYIVFRRKKWL